ATGGGAGGAAAGAGGCAACAGAATTATTCACTGAGCCCCATATTATCTTATCTATTCCTTATGACAAGCAGAGTAGAAACTGCAGCAATactattaatttaattaaaacaactATTCCCTGTAAACAACTAAGAACCTGTTTTTCAGAGTAGTGTAACATTTTCCTAGATACACATTATTTGTGTCCCTTTCATTCCTCTCTTATAAAACTCAATGTTAAAGTCTAGTTTTGCTGAACATTACATTCCTCATTCTAATAGATACCAGCAGCACTTTGTACAAAAGCTGATTTAAAATGTATAGTTGGTCTGAAAGAAATTTAAGTACAGTTGTAATGATTTACAGCCTAACAACTGGCACTTAAATATTACAGTGCTTTTCATCAGATGATCAAATATTCATGCAAATACACAATCCCACCCTGTACATCTGTACACTTAAGTAACTCTAAATTTTGCACATAAAATGACCAATCAGGTgcttagaatcatagaataatatTGGTTGGAAACAACTCAGGATGTCATGCAACCTGTTGCTCAAAACTGACCCAACAGTAAGGAACTGAAAGTTTCCAAAGCGTCATTTTATCAATAATGGTAAACTGAAAGGGTGTAGTGTTTTTGTGCATATAGCAACTTTCTActacaaataaataatattaattacCTTAATGCACACAGTGAACTCAAAGCTTCACCTCGAAACCCAAATGTTTCAACACGTATTAGATCAGAAAAATCTTGTATCTTTGATGTGTAATGTTTCAGAGCTGGAAAAAGATATTTAGAATACATATTTCACTTCAAAGTGGTCTATGCAAGTAGATTTTGAATGCACGTCAAGAAGCAAAAAACCTTCTGTATTATTAATTGTATTTTACATAACAATTAAAGACAAAATACTGcttgttttcccttcttcctaTAAACAAGATCTCTCTAAAATCTTTTGATGCACCTGTTATTTCACACTTACATCACAGATTTGTTCAGCATTATTGGTATAAGCACTACAAGATGCCTCAGAGCAGGACACAGtacctgcctctgctgctgctggacttGTCAGAGATTTTGCCGTGCCAGAAaagagctgcagcctgtgctgtgcatgGTGGATAGAGGACAGGCATAAGCCCAGTCCACCCCAACAGCTGAGCTGGACTCAATCCACACCATTTAGTGCAGCACCAGTCACCAGGTAACAGACTGACCTTGCAGCAGCACCCCTGAACTTTCACTGtgctggaacagcagcagattGAGTTTCTGATGTACCAAAAATGTACAGTGAACAGCAAAGTTCCCGAGAAATAACCTATGGGGAAAAGATTCCTAGCTGTTTTATCAAGAAAGAAATGCCAATATTTCTGTTAATTGCCTAGTTAGATTCAGCAGACAGTAGTATTGTTTCTGCTCCCATTCTGTCCAATTCAAAATTAGCAAATGAGAAGTTCGATAGTCAGTGCAATGTCAGTTCCCTTCCAGCAGTTACTCAAATTTATAATTCACCTTCCCAAAGCAGACACTTCCACACAGCTCAACTCCTTCAACAATAATCAATGATTAAACATAAATTATTCCACACGAACAGTTATAAgattttctcctctgtgatTATTTGTGTTGCTTGTGccatttaaataaacaaagaaaccaaagaCTATTTCTGAGTTACAAGAACTATAACCACAAGAGCACTACAGATCAGTCTAGTGTTGCTCAAGTCTTGCAGGTAACACATACATTATGTAAAAGCCAAGTGCCCGTTAAATATGATTAAGCTAAATGCCCACatcaaaattatgaaaaaaatttcaacTTACTCAAGCCTTCAAAGTTTTCCTCTTCCACTCCACCTCCATTATCTGAAACTTCTATCAGTTCTGCCCCATGATCTTTAAGTTTTATATCTACAAAATTGAGttataaagtattttaattccTTACGTTGACACATGGTGTTTGGTATCAATTTTGCACTTGAAGGCAATTTTTCAAATAACAGCTTTCTATGTCAAAACTGaacaataacagaaaaaaatatcctggtGGCTGTCTAAAGTTAGATCAATCTAATGCAAACCAGTCTGTAGTTCCAGGTAAATCAGCTTCACTGAACTACTGTCTGAACAGAAGTTTTCCCAATTATCCCAGACACCATCCTGGGAGCTCTGGAAACCAGCCCTGCCTTTACCTGTGCTAGTCCAAGGCCATAGCCTGATCACCACTGCTTAGGCCACAAGCTTTTTTAGTGGCCAAAGGGGCTAGAAATTAAGTAACATCATTTCACATGCTACTAGGAGAGCATCTGGAGCCTGGGAATCAAAATGCTTTATTAACCCGAGGTGTAAAATCACTGCAAACATGCTTGGTCCGAACAGTATTCGCTCAGATTTGTAAACATGCGCTCGGTTTTGAGGAAAATGACGTGCTTTAGAAGCCTATGGAAAGACATGAAATTCGAGGAAGAGTTACCGATGTTGGTAGCTCCGGCATCCAGGCTGTTTTCCACCAGCTCCTTGACGGCAGTGCCGAGGTTCAGCACGACCTGCCCCGAGCAGATGCGATGGACAGACCCGCGGTCGATGGGCCGGATGGCCCCGGCGGGCTGCgggctggggagagagggacaGCAAACCACGGCGGTGAGAGCCGGCAGCAAACCACACTCAGCCCTCCCCAAGCGAGCCGGGAGGGGAGTCGGGAACCGAGGGGAAGCCGGAACCGCGCCGCGGGGGGGGTTACGGCCCGTGCGAGGATCCGCGGTTCCCGCGAAGGGAGGAAAGCGGCCTGGCGGGGGGTGCGAAGGCGGGGGCCGGTGCCGGGCCGGTGCACGCACTCACCAGGGCGCAGCCTCCTCCATCGGGGCCCCGCCGAGGCGGGACGCGCCGCGCTTCCCTCAggctcccgccccgcccggTGAGCGCCGGGAGCGGCCGGAGCGCGCCCGCCCCACACCGAGACCCGACTCCCCGGCCCGGCGGCCTGCGGGGACGCACGCGGCGACTCAACGCCAGCCAATGGCAGGAGGGCGACCGCGAAAAGCCGTAGCCCATTGGGTCCCACGAGTGTCAGTAACGCGCCGCTCCGCCAATGGGCGCGGGGGTGGGCgggccggcggcggcggagcgggaGCCGCCATGCCCGCGATGTACAAGGTGCGGCCGGTGCACAGCGCGGGGGTGCTGGCGGAGCACCTGCCCACCTGCATGTACCCCCTGCCCAACCTGCACCGCGCCCCCGGCACCGCCGCGCCGCCGCAGGTAGGAGCGAGGGGTGGGTGGAAGGACCGACTTGGGCTGCGGCCCGCGGTGCTCGCCCTGGCGGGATCAGGCATGCGGCCTCTGGGCCGGTATTCCCTCTGGTGGAAGCCTCGGCCCCTGCGAGGGACCGGGAGGAGCCTTCGTTGCCGGAGAGCTCAGGGGGCCGAGTCCCACCGCCTCAGCCCGCAGGAGGGCCCCTGGCTCCGCCTCGCCGTAAGCGGCGAGGGTTAAATAAAACCAGGGTTTTCAGGAATTTCTCTGTAATGTTTTTAAAGCCTTTAGTAGTTCTCATGTTTGCTTTTCTGGGCTCTCGCGTGTGTCCTCGCGGTCTTTGCGTTTGAATGGCCGTGCCGAGCTCCCCGCCGGCCCTGTGATAGTGTGACCAGGCCTCGTTCCGTCCTGCTGCATCATCGCTCTGCTGGCTCAGCCCGGGTTTTAGCCGGCTACACGCCCTCTATTTCCAGTCTCAGTTCCTTTTGCCTTAAATAAGACAAAAATGCCAAATACTGTGTTACATAAGTCGCGTTGAGAAGCCTCTTTCCAGTGCCAGGAATTAATAGAATTCTCACAGGCCGCTTGTGGCCAGTTATAGCTTGATGCCCTCACGGATTTgctgtgccctcacccaggctGATGGTGGAGATGCTTTGTAGGAGTAACTTTGGGGCAGAACTTAGCAGGAATGTTAACGAAATGTCTTCCCGTTGCAAAGTATGGAATTGTGTGCTACCTAAATAATGGGGAGACCACTTAAGAGGTCTTCCCTTGTAATGTCTTTGAAAATATGATGTTAATTGgatataaaaattttacttgGATACCTTGTTTATCTCTTCATTCATGATAGCTTGGGTTTTGTTAATCCTTATTCAGGATGTTTAGAAATAGGCTACTTTTATTTAAGATTTTCCTTAACATTATTTTAAGCTCGTAGACTTAAAACCTCCCacaggaatatatttttcatcttttataaGATGAAAGATGTAAGGTGAGATGCTTGTGAGGTAATTAAGATAAAAAGCTACATTGGTATAAACATGTGACAAAGTGCGTGGTCTTTTTTTATGCTATAATTTATATTCTCTGAAACAAATACTAAATCCACACAATATACTACCCATCTGCATCTGCAGAGCTTTTTACTTTTATTAGCTACCTGATCTGTCaaaaagtttctttctttggCTGCTGTAGCAGAAGCTTAACTAACTTTGCCCTTCTGGGCTGAAAAGAACCCAACAAGCTGCCTTTGAATTTTCAGTCATTGTTCAGCACTTCACTGCCAAGTCTTTGTCTGATTTTGACTGTTACAAAGTCTGCTGTAACTAACAGTTTAAAAAGTCTATTAAGCAGGAAGATTTCAGGAATTGATTAAGTACGCCCATCATATGGCCACAATATTTACAATGAATTTGTAAATTTGAATATTTGAAGGTGTTTAGTCTTTCAAAACTTAATGCTAAGTAAGCTGTGGACTATTTTGATATTGAGCTGAGTGAACGtttatgtgttttttccttgttttttcctctcctttagGAAGAGGTTGACCCATCACTTCAAGCACTTGAATCCCGCCAGGAAGAGATTCTGAAGCGTTTGTATGAACTGAAGAGTGCTGTGGATGGGCTCTCCAAGATGATACAAACCCCAGATGCTGACTTTGATGTAACAAATATCATTCAAACTGATGAATTTTCTCCTCTGACAAAAAATGGAGCAGATTTAGATCTGATGCTTGGAAAGGTGAGTTTAGTTGAGTAGTTACATTGGTAGGTGCTTTCTGAACATTCAGTTTGCAGGGTTGGAAGGGGGGCATTAAAACCTGGGACGCTCAGAACTCAACATACAACCTCTACCATTTCATTTTGGCCATCCAGATTATAGATACAAACATTTATAAATACTAGTTCTATATATCCTAATTTGGATGTAATTTCAAGCAAGAAtagttacattttaaaattttaacagtTGGTTTCTTGTTTGGTACTAAACTGGAAACTTTAACATGGGCTTTATCTTGGAGTAGAATTTGCCCGAGTCATGTCCTTGAATTACATGTCAAGGAAGGAAGATGCTTAAAGGTCTACACAGGTTTTAAATGTCCAAGCTTGAACTTACTTACTTGAATATCATTAGAATTTCACATATACACATGCATGACTATGTACATTTTGGTGTCAAGCAAAAGTAATAGTTACGAGTGTGATCTGGAATGTGACTTACTGAATGTTTTACTTTCCATTCAGGATTATGGTGCCCTGAAAGATGTTGTCATCAATGCAAATCCTTCTCTACCTCCACTGTCTCTGTTAGTGATACACAGTCTGCTTTGTGAACGGTACAAAATACTATCAGCTGTTCACACACATTCATCAGTAAAAGGTGTGCCAGAAAAACTCTTGAAATGCTTTGGAGTGCAGACTAAGAAGCAGCCACGTCATGAGTATCAGTTGGGCTTTACTCTGATTTGGAAAGATGGTAAGAATGAAATTTGCAGATCAGTATTTTACAATAgatgagaaaatgaaacttgTGCTATAAACCCTTGCACACAGATGCTTTGGTGTCCCTGTGCTGACATATGGTGGATATGAAGAAGCAGGAAACATTTTTGTCCTTTCATAGCTGTGAACCATGCTGGgccagaagaggaagatttTCATTTATAGTTACTGCTGTTAAAATATGTGTGGCATTGACAGGCTTGTTTGCACTCTcgggatttttttaaaaataaaaataaatttcagtttctACAAATAAGGTAGCTAGAAGAGAAATTAGGGGGGAGATTTGGCTGAATTTTTCCAAAAGTGATCTCTTTATCCCAAAAGAGTGAAAACTCTTTATCAGGCTAATATTATCAGTGGTGCTGGCATCACAAATGTACACTATGGAATTACCATTCTAGTTCTTTACTATGTTgtgttcactttttttttccttctgttaatTTCAGTTCCCAAACCCCAGATGAAGTTTAGCGTTCAAACTATGTGTCCTATAGAAGGAGAGGGGAACATCGCTcgatttcttttttccctgtttggGCAGAAGTACACTGCAGTCACCTCAACTCTGATCGATAGCTGGGTGGACACAGCCATCTTCCAGCTGAAAGAaggcagcagcaaggagagagGAGCAGTGCTGCGCTCCATGAACGCTGCCCTGGGCAAGAGCTCGTGGCTGGTGGGCAATGAACTGACGGTGGCCGATGTGGTGGCATGGTGCGCGCTGCAGCAGACGGGCACTGCCAACACCGTCCCGGCCAACGTGCACAAGTGGATGAAGTCCTGTGAGAATCTGGCACCTTTCAGCTCTGTCATGAAGCTACTCAAGTGAGCCTGTTCCCTTCATGGTGATGTTGTTTTAATCTTCCTCCACCTCATGCCTGCTGTAATGTTTCAGTCCTTTCTGAGATGTATTTTAGGTATTACAGTTGGACAGaatctaaaataataaaagcgTTACAGCTGCCTTTTGGGTGtgactttccttttttataaCTCTTGCGTAACACGTTTGTTCAATGGCTAAGGTATGTAAATTAATCCTATGTAAATACAAGCTGCgcttttaatttttccactgCAACATAATTCCTTTCTTAGTAGCCTTTGATCAAGGCAAAAGGATAAGCACCTTTTAAAAAGAACAGACAGCcaaatgaaaatgcattcaaatattttatgtaaaaaaagaaacattttatacAATTTAACACACAATCTTAGTAAGAACTAACAAGGTTAGTTCTTCCTGTACTTAAACAGGAGAGCCTACTCTTGTTTGTTCATCTTGCTCTTCAGAAAGCAGTCTTATTGTCTCCCTCAGCTtctctatttcttcttcttgctGTCGCACCTTCTGTTGGAGGTTAGAAATAACCTGAAAATGAGAGCCAGTTTACTTCATTTATAGCTAAGCAAGGATAAAGCCTTACTGACCTACTCTAATTGTGTTTGCAGTCTACTACAGACAATGCAGCAGCACTCAGCTATTCTACATTCTTGATACTACAACTTAATCCACAAAGCAGTGGGGcatgggaaggaaaaatgaTTAGAAGAatctgcagctgtgctgaaaAGCTTTGAAAGCTTTTCTGACCTATGAAAATACCTCTCAACTGTAGAGTCTTCAGAAAGTTGCCTAAAGTTAATGACCAGCAATCTCATTGCAAGGACACCAGAAATAATAGAGTGGCCTAAATACTGTAATCAGAAAAAGTCTTAAGAGGAACGTGTGATGAAGCTGAAAGCCAAACAAATGTAATGCAGGCAGGGAGACAAGAGggcattttgtttctgtgttcctTTAGGCTGTAAGGGCTGGGGTTACTGGCACATCTTACCTGGTCTGTGGTATGGAAGAGTTCACTGTCCCGAAGCTGAGCCGCTGTTGGACGTTCTGCAGCTCTTGGACTGCTGAGGAGTTTCACATACTTGGCCTGAACAGGCCATTTCTTGGAGAAAGTGTGAGGAATTTGGCCAGTCCTTAAATGTGTAAGAACTTTTGttctttccatttctgttcCAAATGGTTGGAAGAGTTCTAGCAGGATAACACCCAGGCTGTACATGTCTGACTGTTAATGGGGCGAAGAGAAAGTTCTGGGATAACTGCTGTTTTAACTTAGTGGGCTTCTTTTTCTCATCATTATATGAAGAAGTTTCACAATGAAGTTTCATGATGATATGAAGAGTATCATAACGCTACTAATAACACAAATTCAAATCTATATATGTTTCcaatgtattaaaaaataagttttgctTTAATAGCAAACAAGAAGGCAAAGTTGAAATCCACATTTTAACAAAAACACTAGGAGTGACAGTAGGAGGAATATTTGTCTTTACCAAATATGTAACTGCCTACTGAACCAATAGGCCTGATTTATTTCTACTATCTATCATGTTAatagagaagagaagaaacaaaacagttcTTTACCTTGAAATCATAGTTAGATCCCTGCAATTGTTCTGGTGAGGCATAGAGGCAGGTCCCCACTCCTGAAGTATGTGTCAGTCCTTTGAAAGGCAATTGAGAATTAGCAAGTGTTGTTAACCCTTACAAGTaacattttaatgcttttagTACCATAGAAACTTAAACACTGAAACCCATTACACTTTCTTCTCTTACCATTTTTCCGTTCTGTCTGAAGCTGGTCTGCATCATCCCAAAGAAGGTCTCTGCAGGCTAATCCAAAGTCACCTATTTTTACCTGATGATCTGACCCATGTAGAAAGATATTTCTAGGCTGAAAATGagaatacaattttaaaatatgtctaTATAAAGAAGGCCTTTCAGATGTTTTGAAGTCTATAAAATCCAGTGTTTCACAGGTATgattatttaacattttttagtAGTGGGAGTGAAAAAAGTCATTGCTGATACCAAAGTATGTGTTAGCAAAACGATTTGGACTAAAAGATCACATACCTAAAAGAAGgatctaaaaaaaaagatagaaaagcaaaacagaaaaaccccaatATTTGGTGAAAAGATGAAGTACTTTTGTATTTCTCCAACAAAGTGGGAAATTTGCAGAACAGTAAACAGGAACAGGCAAGAGTGGACAGTAGAGTTGGCCAACTGATGCAGCAGGAAGGATAACTAAATATCATTGGGCTAGACATAATACCAACCAAAATACACTTTTCTGTATGATAAGCAGCTTCAATATGCTACTTGGTTCTGGGAAGctgctatgaagaaaaaaaaaaaaaacaacaaattatGACAGATTTGAGAGCTCTGActcagaaaactgaaacagtTTTTATCCCTAGACTTTGGTTTTAGGATTACTAAGAGGGAGAAATGCAAGCATTATGTATCTAGAAAAATCCCCCAACTTGCTCAGCTGGCACAAAGGAAATAGTTGGTCTTTTATTAGTGAATAAAGGAGATCTGAATAGTTTAACAAGAAATGGGCAATCTCCATTCTTTGCCTTTATTCAATGCAGATCAAACTAAAAGGTGCAGCACTGTGGAACAAGTTGCTAGGCTTCTCATATTCACTGAAGTAAAAACATATCCAGGACACCCACACACTGGGCTTCTGTTCTCAGAAATTCACATGCTGAAAGACTTTCTTAGAATATTATCCCAGAAATTACAGTCTCTGCTAGGTATCAGCAAAATCACCATTAGAAGAATATATGGTGAAAGCCATGAGAACTGGCTCAAAACCAGGTTTGCAGTAACTCtgtggaattctggaattctttATATAACTACCAGAATTTGGACAATAAGGCCATGATGATGCTAAATGGGAAGGCAAACTGAAAAACTGTTCACCCTGAAACGGttgacagaaaaattaaaattaatccaAAGTGAAGACTGTGAGATTTCAAGTAGTTCCAAGCTTCCACATGTGAAGTTTTAATAATCATGAGTTCTTCATATAGCTGCTGTATCAGATGCAGAAAACCTGAATAGGAAGCAAAGTAGGAAAACACACATTCACTTCCTTGCTATTCAGGTCTATCAGTAAGCAAACAactaaaacatattttcaaaagctAACTGTATGCAGTTAGCAAAGTGAAGTGTAGTCAAAGGACTTTGCTTATTTTTGTAATTacctaaaataataattttttaggTAATTAAGTTCCTACCCTGGTAAAGGAAAGACtgagacaaaagaaaaccaatttGACCATGGCTGTTTCCTGACTGAAAAATGGTTTCAAAGGAGAAAACACCTCCAGAGCTTAAAATCCACTTGTAAGTCGGTGTAACTGAATACTATGCTGATAGAAAGAAAGTATGGCACTGCTATAGAGGAGATTATGAGTTTTTCATATGTAACAACTCACAGCTATTCATATAGAAATTCTTAAGAGTCCAGGTCATCTCTAATGCAACTGTGAAGTTGCTTTCATTCTCTCATAATGTaaattgtctttgttttcttcaacCTCAAGTAATAATTTGATGAACTTACTTTAATGTCTCGATGCATCACTCCCATGCTGTGGATATAGCAAACGCCTTCTACTACCTCCTGGAAAATCTTCATTGTCCAGCGAACATCCACGAGATGGTATGGACCTTAAAACAATTTCAATTATTTCAGCTAGTTTTACTGAGCTATGTAAGATTATGGTGGTATGTCTTGTTGAATTCTGTTTATTTATGCTGTGGAACAAATTTTTAACAGAATGAGCATATTTTAACTATGGATTTTGCCATGCTTCTCTCAAGATACTATTTCTGAATCAGCAAAAAGTCACTAACATCAAAATTCCAAAAAGGAACGTTCAGGGAACATGAACATATGTCCTTCTGAAAAGATTCTTCCAAACCCCATCAGATAGTTATTTTGATTATGAATTTAACAAACTCTTTCATTTAAGTCCTGACCTAGCACgaaaaatacatttccagaTAAAATCATACTAATTTATGTAGTGACATGCTGTCTGTATTGCTTTGCACTCTTCTTGTTTTGTTCCTAatccttctgctgctctgctacCCTCTGAAGTTCCTCACTCTCCTCTGGCTGTAGCTGTCCTAAATAAACTTAGCACCTCTTTGTTTTTGACCATTTTTTACATTACTATTTGATTAAACTACATAGTCTCCCTGCTCTAATGACCCATATTTAATGTGGCTTTTTGAACACTCATCATTTACTCACATTTGGATTTCTATTTCTTCATGTCTAATCTATAACAACATTCACCTTTTCCATAAAAATGTGTGAAACCAGCATTTAGCAAGCTCAAATGCCATTGTAATTCTGTCATTTCCTCACCAGGAACATCATCTTTTAGCTCATGAAAGCTAAAAGATTATGACTACAGAAGAGATTAGTGGAAGTCAGCTGACAGTTTGCTGGTAAACCTGTCTCT
The Cinclus cinclus chromosome 16, bCinCin1.1, whole genome shotgun sequence DNA segment above includes these coding regions:
- the AIMP2 gene encoding aminoacyl tRNA synthase complex-interacting multifunctional protein 2 isoform X1 — encoded protein: MPAMYKVRPVHSAGVLAEHLPTCMYPLPNLHRAPGTAAPPQEEVDPSLQALESRQEEILKRLYELKSAVDGLSKMIQTPDADFDVTNIIQTDEFSPLTKNGADLDLMLGKDYGALKDVVINANPSLPPLSLLVIHSLLCERYKILSAVHTHSSVKGVPEKLLKCFGVQTKKQPRHEYQLGFTLIWKDVPKPQMKFSVQTMCPIEGEGNIARFLFSLFGQKYTAVTSTLIDSWVDTAIFQLKEGSSKERGAVLRSMNAALGKSSWLVGNELTVADVVAWCALQQTGTANTVPANVHKWMKSCENLAPFSSVMKLLK
- the AIMP2 gene encoding aminoacyl tRNA synthase complex-interacting multifunctional protein 2 isoform X2, with the protein product MPAMYKVRPVHSAGVLAEHLPTCMYPLPNLHRAPGTAAPPQDYGALKDVVINANPSLPPLSLLVIHSLLCERYKILSAVHTHSSVKGVPEKLLKCFGVQTKKQPRHEYQLGFTLIWKDVPKPQMKFSVQTMCPIEGEGNIARFLFSLFGQKYTAVTSTLIDSWVDTAIFQLKEGSSKERGAVLRSMNAALGKSSWLVGNELTVADVVAWCALQQTGTANTVPANVHKWMKSCENLAPFSSVMKLLK